TTGGGAAACTTCGTTTCAATCCATGTTTTTGACTCGACTACTATTAGGGTTTGCGATGGGGTTGATCTCTATGCTTCTAGTTCAGCGAGGACATCTCTACTTGACAGAAGTGAAGGAGAGAGTGTTTGTGCGTACTCAAGGTGTCGTTGTTGGAGTCTCAACGATGTTCCTACTATTGTTGTCAGGATGGTTAGGTACTTATGGGTGGAAGTATCCATTCTTAATTTATCTTCTTGCATTCTATCCAGTACTCTATGGGATGTGGTTGTATATTCAAGGTATTGGACTTGACCCTCGCTCTATCTCGAGACCACAGAAGTATTTTATGAATAGAAAGTTTTGGATGATTATAATTGCAGCATTTGTTTTCGTGCTTTTTTTAACGCTGTATTTCTTACAAATACCATTCTTAATTGATCGATTGCCTTTAACGGATCAAATGCAAACAGCAGGGCTATTAGGTCTTTTGGTTATCCTATTTATCTTAGGAGGGACTTTTTATGCTCCTGTATATCATTTTGCAAGTCGAGAGGTAATCTATTTCATTACACTTGGAATGATTGCGACAGGAACTTTTATTCTAGGTGCTGCTTTTGATATAAATAAAGTGTTCTTGTCTTTGTTATTTATTGGTGTTGGTTCTGGACTTCTATTTGCAACAGCCTATAACTCCGTACGACATCATATTCCTAATGATGTATATGGCTTATGGAAGTATAAATTAGTTACAGTGGTATTGCTAGCTCAGGTCGTTTCTCCTTTTTTAATATACTTATGCAACGGGGGGCAATTTGTAAGACTTTTCTTTGTTGGCATGGCTGCATTTGTCGTATTTATATTGATCGTTGTTTTAGTGATCTCTATGTGGATAAAAAATAGGGTGAGCACAAGTAAAGCATAGGTTGTAGTTTCGCTAAAAAGTTTGTTTCTTAGGGTGTATAAATGTTATGGCAATGAATAAGAAACAGAGATATAGTGGCATTTTAATGCCTATAAGTTCCCTTAATGGTGCCGATGATGTAGGCACTATTGGAGTTGAAGCTTTTCGTTTTGTAGATTATTTGTGTGATTTAGGAGTTGGTGTGTGGCAGATACTACCTCTGGGACGTACAGATGGTTTTAATTCTCCATATCAGTGCTACTCTTCGTATGCTGGAAATGAATTCTATATTGATTTGGCTTTTCTTCATGGGCGAGGTTGGTTGAATGAGTGTCCATTAAAACAGGATTATTTTGCCTCGAATGGAGAGATAGATTGGGATGGAGTAAAGTGTAACAAAAGTGTTTTTTTACAACAAGCATTTGAAGGGTTTCGCTATCAGAATCAATTTGCTAGTGATGGGTATTTGGCCTTTTGGCAGGAGCATCAACTTTGGTTAGAGGACTATTCTCTATTCATGGCTTTGACCCAAAAATACGAAGGTGTAACTTGGAGTGAGTGGCCCGAGGAAATAAGAGATAGAGTTCCGAATGCTCTTGCTCAAGCTTATAATGAACTGGAAGAGGTGGTTCTTTATCATCGATTTGTACAGTATGTTTTTTTCTTGGAGTGGGAGTTGTTACATCAATATGCAATGCAAAGAGGTGTAAAGATTATGGGAGATCTTCCTTTATATGTTGCATTTCATAGTTCGGATGTGTGGGTTCATCCAAATCAATTTCAATTGAACTCAGAATATCAGATGACCGAAGTGGGAGGGGTACCTCCAGATGATTTTAATGAGAATGGTCAACATTGGGGTAGTCCTCTTTTTGATTGGGATGTGATGGCTGCAGATCAATATCAATGGTGGAGATCACGGCTATCGTTTCAGCTTAAGTTATATGATCTTTTGCGTATTGATCATTTTAGAGGGTTGGAGTCGTATTATTCGATAAAGTCGATCTATCTTGATGGAAAGGTTGGTGTATGGAATGATGCAAGAGGAGATGAGATGTTGTCTTTATTGCCTTCTGTGATGCATGAAAAGATTATTGCTGAAGATTTAGGGCTGATTGATGAAAAGGTAAGGAGTCTTAGAGATAAGTACCATTTCGATGGGATGGGAGTTTTCCAATTTGCTTTTGATGGGAATGTTCATAATGTTCACCTTCCTATGCATTATAGCGATACTTGCTGTGCTTACATAGGAACGCACGACAATGCCACACTTATCTCTTGGTATGATGAACTAGAAATAGAGCAGAAGAAGCTGATGTTAGAGTATATTGGGGTTGAGAGATTATCTTTTCGAGCTGTTGCTCGTAATATGATGCAGTCTCATGCTCGAGGTGTGATCTTTCAGATGCAAGATATTTTAGCCCTGGGTGACGAAGGACGTATGAATACCCCTGGCACCATTGATGGGAATTGGATTTGGAGAGCGAAGGATAAAACGCTACCCATTCATGATTGGTTGAAAAAGGATATAATACGATTTGCAAGAAGTAAAGAGGTATTATCATAACCTATTATAGTTACTTATATCGGTAAAAATATAGACCAATCGAGGAATCTTCCCTAGGTTGGTCTTTCTTTTGGGAAGCGAACGGGGTTTCTGTATTCTGCAAAAAAATACTTTTTATTCTATTGTTTTTCTCTGTAGTAAGTCTGAAAGCAGAAGGTTGTCAACTTGTTTGTTCAAAATATTGAAAACCTAGTTTTCTAAAAATGGAGGATTTAAAAGAACAGTTTACAAAGAGCCTTATGATAAACATTGGGCTCTTTGTATTCAAACTTTATTTTTTTCTTGTGGTATCAAGAACTGCATTGATCACGAGTTGTGGCTGTTGAGAATGCAACCAATGGCCTGCATCTGGAATATCGTAGATGCGAAGTGATGGGAAGATACTTTTCATCTTTACAATATCTTCTTCTGCTATATACCCAGAACGAAGTCCACGTATCAGTGTGGTATCTAAAGCAGGAATATGATCCATTGCCTCTAAGTCTGCATAGTTAACACTAGACATAAGAACGCCTAAAGAGTTGTAAAGAACTTCTAGATTCAGCTTCCATGTTAATTTTCCTGCTGTAGTATCGTTTTTTAGATTCTTCAGAAGGAAATCTCTTAACGCTTCGTTACTAATTAGAGGTTCTAAAAACTTATCTACCTCTTTTCTCGTTTTATATTTGTCTAGATCGACAGAAAGTAGTCCACCAAGAATCTCTTTGTGTTGATCTGCTTGGTTTGCTTTCGCTGGATTATCACGATAGTTACGAGCAACGATATCAGCCATAATTAGATGCTCTACTTTTTCGGGATATTTTAATGCAAAGTGTAGGGCGACTTTACCACCCATACTATGACCTAGGATGGAGCTCTTCGTAAGATTCACCTCATTCATGAAATGGAACAAGTCGTTTGTCATATCCTCAAATGTATGCGTCGGCATATGTTGACTTTTACCATGGTTTCGAATATCTAAAAGGTAGATAGTGAAATCGTTTTCTAGTGCTTTTGCTATGGAAAACCAATTGTCGGAAGAACCATATAACCCATGAAGAATAATAAGAGGTTCTCCTGTCCCTATCTTTCTATAATGAAGTTTTGCTATGCTGGTGTTCATTGTAACTTTATTTAAATCAACAAAGGAGAGTAAAAACTCTCCTTTGTTCTATCATTCATTAGTGTCTAAGACACTCTTTGTATTTTAATATTGTCAATTCCATGCCTAAATATATCGCATCGGAGATTAGTGCATGTCCAATAGAAACTTCCGCTAAATTAGGTATGTTTTGAGCGAAGAATGCCAAATTATCCAAATTGAGATCGTGACCAGCATTGACCGCAAGTCCATTCATATAGGCTACATCTGCTGCATCGATATAACTTTTGATTGCTTGATCTCTATCTTGATGATAGTTCGTTGCATAGGGTTCAGTATATAACTCAACTCTACTGGCCTTAATCGCAGCAGCAGCTTCTACCATTTTGGTATCAGGATCTACGAAAATAGAGGTTCTAATCCCTGCATTTCGAAGTTCGTGAACAATTTCAGTAAGAAACGACTTGTTATTAATGGTATTCCATCCTGCATTGGATGTAATTGCGTCTGGAGCATCAGGAACTAGGGTTACTTGTGTTGGTTTATATTTCAATACAAGCTCCATGAAGCGTTTATTGGGATATCCCTCAATGTTGAATTCTGTTGTAACAACCTTAGACAGGTCTTCAACATCTTGATAGGTGATATGTCGTTCGTCAGGACGAGGATGAACCGTGATCCCTTCTGCCCCAAATTTTTCAGCATTAATGGCTGCGTTTGCCACATTGGGCATATCTGCTCCACGAGAGTTTCTAAGCGTGGCAATTTTATTTATATTTACACTAAGTCTTGTCATCTTGGATTGAGATTTAATGTTAGAAGAAAAACAGAGAGGATCATTAACCTTTCTTGTTCTACAAAGGTAATTATTTTAATTATTTGAAAAACTGAATATTATTGTGATTGCAAAAGATTTAATAGAAGGGAGCATTCCTACCTTATCTGAAGTGGATAATGGTCTTAAAGCATTGTCTATTATGGAGTGTGTTGGTTTGCGAGAACTTCCTGTAATTCAAGGGAGTGAATATATAGGTTTGATGAGTGAAGATTTACTTCTAGAATTAGAGGATTTAGAACTTCCTTTTGATAGTTTTACGATAAAATATCTTCGTCCTCATGTTCATCTAAATCAACATCTGTTTGAAATTATTGGGTTAATGATTCGACTACGAACGTCAGTGATCCCAGTGTTAGATGATCAACATCAGTATGTCGGTGCTGTGGGGAAACATCATATTATGGAGAGGATGTGTGATGTGTCTGTCGTAAAAGATCCAGGGGCAATAATTGTTTTTGAGATGCCATCTGTCGATTATTCTAGTAGTGAAATCGCCCAGATCATCGAAGAAAATAATGCAAGAATTCTCTCTCTCTTTGTGACCAGGGTGGAAGGAAATCCTTCTCATATTCTAGTGACCATTAAGGTGAATGTGGTGGATGTTACTTCTATTGTTGCTACCTTTGAGCGTTACACGTATAAAATAAAAGGAATATATAATGACGATTCACGTGTCGATGATTTGTATCATGATCGTTATGAGGAGTTTATGAAATATATGGATCTGTAAACTGTTAAAAGTCACATGGGTAAAAAACTTAAAATTGCCGTTTTTGGAAAAACTGTTGAGGAAAATTTCATTCGAGAGTTAGAGAGAATAGCCAATTTTCTTCAACATGAACAGGTTGAGGTCGTTGGATACGGTCCTTTTTGTGAATATTTGGAGAAAGAGAAGGGGACCAGTTTCCATCCTGACAAGGTCTTTACAACCCCTAGTGATCTAGACCCTGATTGCGATTTCTTCTTTTCAATAGGAGGCGATGGTACATTTCTAGATGGGGTCTCTTTGGTTCGAAATACAGGGATTCCCATGGTGGGAATCAATCATGGTAGGTTAGGATTTCTTGCAGATATTCCCAAAGAAGAACTGAAAGGTGCTTTGCAGGCAATTTTGGATGGAGATTATCGGATTGAGGAGCGTACTTTGTTGAGAGTTAAGTGTGATTCGGGATGTTTTAGAACATTCCCCTTCGGATTAAATGACTTTACGGTTCATAAACAAGATACTTCACAAGTGATTCAAGTGGAGACTTATGTGGATGATGAGTTTTTAACTACGTTTTGGTCGGACGGTTTAATTGTTTCTACAGCTACAGGATCCACTGCTTACTCTTTGAGTGTTGGAGGTCCTGTCTTGGCCCCGAATACCAATAGTTTAGTACTAACAGCAATAGCACCGCATCATCTTACGGTAAGACCATTAGTTGTGAGCGATAGCGCGAAAATAAAGTTAAAGATCACAGGACGTGGAGAACGAATAATGGCTTCGATAGATGCAAGATCTTTTCCAGTGGATATGGGTAGTGAATTTGTTATAGATAAGGCTCCATTTGTTATCAAAGTGTTAAAGTTGTCTAATGTAACCTTCTATGATACACTTAGAAATAAGCTTATGTGGGGAGCAGACAAAAGAAATTAATAAATCTGTTTTTACGTTTCATTTATAATCCCCATCTTAGAGTCGAAATATTAAAAAATGTTGTATTGTAGCGTTAAGAATCGTTTTGCGTCATACGATAAAGCCATAAAATTCGTTAGCCTATTGGATGAACAAAGTGATATTTTTTATAATAAAACAACCTACATGAGGAAGATCTGTGTATTACTATTTTTAATGTTGGGATGGTTTGTACAGTTGGGCTATGGACAGAATAAATATACCTTGGATGTTGGTGCTTACTTATCGACAAACTACTTGTTAGGAGAGGTGTTTTCGAATTCTATTGTGGCTAGTCAAAGACCAAAGTTCGGAGCAGCAGTTCGTTATAATATGAGAGATCGATACTGTTTTCAGTCTCATTTTGGTTTTGGATTTCTTTACGATGAAGGAGTAGTTGACCAAAATATTGCGAATCTTGGTTTAGATGACAATATCACAAATCAGTATAATTACGATCGTCTCTATTTTGAACTTGGTGGTTCTTGGGATTTCAATTGGAAACCATTTGCCGTTGAAAATAGGTTCATGAATTTTACATTTTTTTCAGGAATAGGATTAAATTTATTATATTTTCCGGATAATGGTCATGGAGTGCAAAACTCTGGATACATTTTTTCTCCATCGGTAGATGGAGAGAGATCATTTATCACTTTGGGAGTTCCTCTTCAATTTGGTGGTAAATGGAATTTGTCAGGGTATCGAAGTTTGAGTGTCGCTTTTATAGCTCAAAAGTTATTTAGTGATGCAGCAGATAACTTAGATGACCCATATTCGGTCTTGGCCGAAACGAATAAGACATCGTTTCATGCAAATGATCTAATGCATAATAACGATTGGATTTTTGAGTTGAAAGTTTCACTCTATTTTCAAGTATACCATGGGTGCAGAGCGTGCCCTGATTTTAATTAAAATTTGATGAGTTTAAAAAGCCAGTTAGATGAAAATAATATCCCGAGACATGTAGCCATCATCATGGATGGCAATGGTCGTTGGGCAAAGAAACAAGGTAATGATCGTTCTTTTGGTCATGAGCAAGGAGTTGAATCTGTTCGAGTTACTTTAGAGGCTGGAGTAGAGTTAGGTCTTGACTTTATTACACT
The Prolixibacteraceae bacterium DNA segment above includes these coding regions:
- a CDS encoding MFS transporter, with the translated sequence MKTNRNIIRFMYSISVITFMTCVVLTPDLLSLSRLFESPDAIFRSQLLVIAPAISALVVSVFWTTIRIPHQYWGKLLFLISLIVYGVTGILCYWETSFQSMFLTRLLLGFAMGLISMLLVQRGHLYLTEVKERVFVRTQGVVVGVSTMFLLLLSGWLGTYGWKYPFLIYLLAFYPVLYGMWLYIQGIGLDPRSISRPQKYFMNRKFWMIIIAAFVFVLFLTLYFLQIPFLIDRLPLTDQMQTAGLLGLLVILFILGGTFYAPVYHFASREVIYFITLGMIATGTFILGAAFDINKVFLSLLFIGVGSGLLFATAYNSVRHHIPNDVYGLWKYKLVTVVLLAQVVSPFLIYLCNGGQFVRLFFVGMAAFVVFILIVVLVISMWIKNRVSTSKA
- the malQ gene encoding 4-alpha-glucanotransferase, which gives rise to MNKKQRYSGILMPISSLNGADDVGTIGVEAFRFVDYLCDLGVGVWQILPLGRTDGFNSPYQCYSSYAGNEFYIDLAFLHGRGWLNECPLKQDYFASNGEIDWDGVKCNKSVFLQQAFEGFRYQNQFASDGYLAFWQEHQLWLEDYSLFMALTQKYEGVTWSEWPEEIRDRVPNALAQAYNELEEVVLYHRFVQYVFFLEWELLHQYAMQRGVKIMGDLPLYVAFHSSDVWVHPNQFQLNSEYQMTEVGGVPPDDFNENGQHWGSPLFDWDVMAADQYQWWRSRLSFQLKLYDLLRIDHFRGLESYYSIKSIYLDGKVGVWNDARGDEMLSLLPSVMHEKIIAEDLGLIDEKVRSLRDKYHFDGMGVFQFAFDGNVHNVHLPMHYSDTCCAYIGTHDNATLISWYDELEIEQKKLMLEYIGVERLSFRAVARNMMQSHARGVIFQMQDILALGDEGRMNTPGTIDGNWIWRAKDKTLPIHDWLKKDIIRFARSKEVLS
- a CDS encoding pyridoxine 5'-phosphate synthase, translating into MTRLSVNINKIATLRNSRGADMPNVANAAINAEKFGAEGITVHPRPDERHITYQDVEDLSKVVTTEFNIEGYPNKRFMELVLKYKPTQVTLVPDAPDAITSNAGWNTINNKSFLTEIVHELRNAGIRTSIFVDPDTKMVEAAAAIKASRVELYTEPYATNYHQDRDQAIKSYIDAADVAYMNGLAVNAGHDLNLDNLAFFAQNIPNLAEVSIGHALISDAIYLGMELTILKYKECLRH
- a CDS encoding alpha/beta fold hydrolase; translated protein: MNTSIAKLHYRKIGTGEPLIILHGLYGSSDNWFSIAKALENDFTIYLLDIRNHGKSQHMPTHTFEDMTNDLFHFMNEVNLTKSSILGHSMGGKVALHFALKYPEKVEHLIMADIVARNYRDNPAKANQADQHKEILGGLLSVDLDKYKTRKEVDKFLEPLISNEALRDFLLKNLKNDTTAGKLTWKLNLEVLYNSLGVLMSSVNYADLEAMDHIPALDTTLIRGLRSGYIAEEDIVKMKSIFPSLRIYDIPDAGHWLHSQQPQLVINAVLDTTRKK
- a CDS encoding CBS domain-containing protein, with amino-acid sequence MIAKDLIEGSIPTLSEVDNGLKALSIMECVGLRELPVIQGSEYIGLMSEDLLLELEDLELPFDSFTIKYLRPHVHLNQHLFEIIGLMIRLRTSVIPVLDDQHQYVGAVGKHHIMERMCDVSVVKDPGAIIVFEMPSVDYSSSEIAQIIEENNARILSLFVTRVEGNPSHILVTIKVNVVDVTSIVATFERYTYKIKGIYNDDSRVDDLYHDRYEEFMKYMDL
- a CDS encoding NAD kinase, yielding MGKKLKIAVFGKTVEENFIRELERIANFLQHEQVEVVGYGPFCEYLEKEKGTSFHPDKVFTTPSDLDPDCDFFFSIGGDGTFLDGVSLVRNTGIPMVGINHGRLGFLADIPKEELKGALQAILDGDYRIEERTLLRVKCDSGCFRTFPFGLNDFTVHKQDTSQVIQVETYVDDEFLTTFWSDGLIVSTATGSTAYSLSVGGPVLAPNTNSLVLTAIAPHHLTVRPLVVSDSAKIKLKITGRGERIMASIDARSFPVDMGSEFVIDKAPFVIKVLKLSNVTFYDTLRNKLMWGADKRN